A window of Alphaproteobacteria bacterium contains these coding sequences:
- a CDS encoding CoA transferase, with protein MDGNTTPGTPPALDGIKVLDFTQFEAGPSCTQALAWMGAEVVKVEEPRRGEPGRWGMTDRPDADSHYFIFYNLNKKSVTCNLKSPEGKALIEKMVKEVDVVVENMAPGTFARLGFPYERLAELNPRIIFAQVKGFSPEGPHANYLAFDMIAQAAGGTFAINGFPDQPPIRPGATMGDTGTGMMAAMGILAALYQRVSTGKGQHIQVAMRDAMVNYSRTPMSRQAALKDGSVLPRIGNEVFGTAPGGLFPCKPGGIDDWAYVFASRGNEEHWKRLCRVIGREDLIDDPRMADGSTRYEHKDVINEAITAWTTKHTKTEVMEQIAGAGVPCGAVYNMKEQLEDKDLLKRGIMNVIDHPIRGKVTVPGSPISMSGSKVPVKSSPIHGSSNEEIYGKWLGLSPEEVKKMRAENVI; from the coding sequence ACTACACCGGGTACACCCCCGGCGCTTGACGGCATCAAGGTGCTTGACTTCACCCAGTTCGAGGCGGGACCGTCCTGCACCCAGGCGCTGGCCTGGATGGGCGCGGAAGTGGTCAAGGTAGAGGAACCCAGGCGCGGCGAACCCGGCCGCTGGGGCATGACCGACCGCCCGGACGCGGATTCGCACTACTTCATCTTCTATAACCTCAACAAGAAAAGCGTCACCTGCAATCTGAAATCCCCGGAAGGCAAGGCGCTGATCGAGAAGATGGTGAAGGAAGTCGATGTCGTCGTGGAAAACATGGCGCCCGGCACCTTCGCCCGGCTCGGCTTTCCCTATGAGCGGCTGGCCGAACTGAACCCGCGCATCATCTTCGCGCAGGTCAAGGGCTTCTCGCCCGAGGGACCGCACGCCAACTACCTGGCCTTCGACATGATCGCCCAGGCCGCCGGCGGCACCTTCGCCATCAACGGCTTCCCCGACCAGCCGCCGATCCGCCCGGGCGCGACGATGGGCGATACGGGCACCGGCATGATGGCGGCCATGGGCATCCTCGCCGCCCTGTACCAGCGGGTCAGCACCGGCAAGGGCCAGCACATCCAGGTCGCGATGCGCGATGCGATGGTCAATTACAGCCGCACGCCGATGAGCCGCCAGGCGGCGCTGAAGGACGGTTCGGTCCTGCCGCGTATCGGCAACGAGGTGTTCGGCACGGCGCCGGGCGGGCTGTTCCCGTGCAAGCCGGGCGGCATCGACGACTGGGCCTATGTCTTCGCCTCGCGCGGCAATGAGGAGCACTGGAAGCGCCTGTGCCGGGTGATCGGCCGCGAGGACCTGATCGACGATCCGCGCATGGCCGACGGCAGCACCCGCTATGAGCACAAGGACGTCATCAACGAGGCCATCACCGCCTGGACAACGAAGCACACCAAGACGGAAGTGATGGAACAGATCGCCGGCGCGGGCGTGCCCTGCGGCGCCGTCTACAACATGAAGGAGCAGCTTGAGGACAAGGACCTGCTCAAGCGCGGCATCATGAACGTGATCGACCACCCCATACGCGGCAAGGTGACCGTGCCGGGCTCGCCGATCAGCATGTCGGGCAGCAAGGTGCCGGTGAAGAGCTCGCCGATCCACGGGTCGAGCAACGAGGAAATCTACGGCAAGTGGCTCGGCCTCTCGCCGGAGGAAGTGAAGAAGATGCGCGCCGAAAACGTCATCTGA
- a CDS encoding HigA family addiction module antitoxin, with amino-acid sequence MAMKNPPHPGLSVRHDCLVPLGLSVTEAAKSLGVSRKQVSDIVNGHSGISPEMAIRLDKAFGGGAETWYRLQAAYDLARAMERADEIKVKRVQYAA; translated from the coding sequence ATGGCGATGAAGAATCCGCCGCATCCGGGACTGTCGGTGCGTCACGATTGTCTGGTACCGTTGGGCCTCAGCGTGACCGAGGCTGCAAAAAGTCTCGGCGTCAGTCGCAAGCAGGTATCGGATATCGTCAACGGCCATTCCGGAATCTCACCCGAGATGGCGATTCGTCTCGACAAGGCCTTCGGTGGCGGCGCGGAAACGTGGTACCGGCTCCAGGCCGCCTACGATCTCGCTCGCGCCATGGAACGTGCCGATGAAATCAAGGTGAAGCGCGTGCAGTACGCAGCGTGA
- a CDS encoding transposase, translating to MARPLRIEYAGAVYHIMARGNGGDAVFRDDDDRAEFLSVLGAMCGEAGWRVLCYCLLDNHLHLVAATDRPTLSRGMRQLLGVYSQRFNRRHSRRGHLFQGRYKALPVETSAYLTQVCAYVLRNPVEAGLAKAAADWPWSSYRFNAGKGRVAWFDPAPLWDELGVRRGRAAGIAALAAKDAPAPEARGQLCYGGDDFAAALKAKAGRFSPEHPRATLAALSPEIAWYDERYPERAEAMARACRDGHHSRTAVARYYGVYPSTVSRAVKAFDAQSKT from the coding sequence ATGGCGCGTCCGCTGAGGATCGAATACGCAGGCGCCGTGTATCACATCATGGCGCGGGGCAATGGCGGCGACGCGGTGTTCCGCGACGATGACGACCGGGCGGAGTTCCTGTCGGTCCTGGGGGCTATGTGCGGCGAAGCGGGCTGGCGGGTGCTGTGCTATTGCCTGCTGGACAATCACCTCCACCTCGTCGCCGCGACGGATCGGCCGACCCTGTCGCGGGGCATGCGGCAATTGCTCGGCGTTTACAGCCAGCGCTTCAACCGCCGCCACTCGCGGCGCGGCCATCTGTTCCAGGGGCGCTACAAGGCGCTGCCGGTGGAAACATCGGCGTATCTGACACAGGTTTGCGCCTATGTGCTGCGCAACCCGGTCGAGGCCGGGCTGGCGAAGGCGGCGGCGGACTGGCCGTGGTCGTCCTACCGGTTCAACGCGGGGAAAGGGCGGGTGGCGTGGTTCGACCCGGCGCCGTTGTGGGATGAGCTGGGCGTGCGCCGGGGCCGGGCCGCCGGCATTGCCGCGCTGGCGGCGAAGGACGCGCCGGCGCCGGAAGCGCGGGGCCAGCTGTGCTATGGCGGGGATGATTTCGCGGCGGCGCTGAAGGCGAAGGCGGGACGGTTCAGCCCGGAACATCCGCGCGCCACGCTGGCCGCCCTGTCGCCGGAGATCGCGTGGTATGACGAGCGCTACCCCGAACGGGCGGAAGCGATGGCGCGGGCCTGCCGGGACGGCCATCACAGCCGCACGGCGGTGGCACGCTATTACGGCGTCTATCCCAGCACCGTCAGCCGCGCGGTGAAGGCTTTCGATGCACAAAGCAAGACCTGA
- a CDS encoding type II toxin-antitoxin system RelE/ParE family toxin, protein MIVGFRHKGLKLLYEKGNRRRVSPEQADKVERILARLDEATEPANMDLPGYRFHPLKGDLAGFWAVSVSGNWRIIFRFDGIHACDGDLVDYH, encoded by the coding sequence ATGATCGTCGGCTTTCGGCACAAGGGGCTGAAGCTCCTATACGAGAAGGGGAATCGGCGCCGCGTGTCGCCCGAGCAGGCCGATAAGGTGGAGCGCATCCTTGCCCGTCTGGACGAGGCGACTGAACCCGCCAACATGGACCTGCCCGGATACCGCTTTCATCCCCTGAAGGGCGATCTGGCGGGATTCTGGGCGGTCAGCGTCTCGGGCAACTGGCGCATCATCTTCCGCTTCGACGGCATTCATGCCTGCGACGGGGATCTGGTCGACTACCATTAG